A region from the Aegilops tauschii subsp. strangulata cultivar AL8/78 chromosome 5, Aet v6.0, whole genome shotgun sequence genome encodes:
- the LOC109753356 gene encoding uncharacterized protein isoform X1: MGTRHIPLPCLYELLLGKERDRWSPEARFIEAAHNGDVGKIKKIAKELDVQGRGIPVTVANTTYMGMNALHAAAGCGSFSVFQYLVEEVKMDVDLPDTAQQFTPVAHAVTNGNLPAVKYLIDHGADVHQQRAKGNITLLHAAAVHGYSEIVKFLLARGADVNAVSDLGTALTHAAIRGFPSIVKTLLEHNADPNKASCQFGLLSMALQKSSVSCVKLLIQGGAKVSGDSPRDNLLVKAAEKGLTEAIKCLLEAGANPNVPNTFGRLPIELAAEYGTREDVEILFPFTSPISTVANWSVDGIISHVKMEIKQLEDDNFVKERVSDLKRQADEAFKKQDYLNASVLYTQALKMDNFDAKLLSNRSLCWLRMGDGQRAFDDATKCKRLRPKWAKAHYRQGSALMFMKKYAAAYSALSRALELDPESEETEKLFWEAMELK; this comes from the exons ATGGGGACCCGACATATACCGCTGCCTTGCCTGTACGAGCTCCTCCTCGGCAAAG AGCGCGACCGTTGGTCGCCGGAGGCCAGGTTCATCGAAGCCGCCCACAACGGCGACGTCGGCAAGATCAAGA AGATTGCAAAGGAGCTGGACGTGCAGGGGCGTGGGATCCCGGTGACGGTGGCCAACACCACCTACATGGGCATGAACGCCCTCCACGCCGCCGCCGGCTGCGGCAGCTTCTCGGTCTTCCAGTATCTCGTGGAGGAGGTCAAGATGGATGTCGACTTGCCTGACACCGCTCAGC AGTTTACACCCGTGGCGCATGCCGTCACCAATGGCAACCTTCCCGCCGTCAAGTACCTCATTGATCATGGCGCTGATGTGCATCAGCAACGTGCAAAGGGAAACATCACTCTTCTTCATGCAGCTGCAGTTCATG gGTACTCTGAAATAGTAAAGTTTCTTCTTGCAAGGGGAGCTGATGTCAATGCAGTATCAGATCTTGGGACAGCCCTCACGCATGCTGCTATTAGAGGATTTCCTAGTATTGTCAAGACCCTTTTGGAGCACAATGCAGAT CCCAACAAGGCTAGTTGTCAGTTTGGACTTTTAAGCATGGCATTACAAAAATCTTCTGTATCCTGTGTGAAGTTATTGATTCAG GGTGGAGCTAAAGTCAGTGGTGATAGTCCTCGGGATAATCTTTTGGTAAAGGCTGCAGAGAAGGGATTAACTGAAGCTATCAAGTGCTTGTTGGAAGCTGGTGCAAACCCAAATGTTCCTAACACA TTTGGTAGACTGCCAATAGAGTTGGCTGCTGAGTATGGTACACGGGAAGATGTTGAGATTCTCTTTCCGTTCACCTCACCCATTTCAACTGTGGCAAATTGGAGCGTTGATGGAATCATTAGTCATGTGAAGATGGAAATCAAGCAACTAGAG GATGACAATTTTGTGAAAGAGAGGGTGTCTGACCTGAAACGACAAGCAGATGAAGCATTCAAAAAGCAGGATTATCTAAATGCATCAGTGCTCTACACACAG GCACTGAAGATGGATAACTTTGACGCTAAGTTGTTATCAAACAGAAGCCTTTGCTGGCTTCGCATGGGTGATGGACAAAGGGCTTTTGATGATGCAACTAAATGCAAAAGGCTGCGTCCAAAGTGGGCAAAGGCGCACTATCGACAAGGATCAGCTCTAATGTTCATGAAG AAGTATGCTGCTGCGTATTCCGCACTCTCGCGCGCTTTAGAGTTGGACCCAGAAAGCGAAGAGACCGAGAAATTATTCTG GGAGGCAATGGAACTGAAGTGA
- the LOC141022466 gene encoding uncharacterized protein — MASPHSSNSNPFAGLVPDATAVCDLDIHTRVPIKLDQCTSSYYAWKTYFNLVFHEYHLFEHVDGTIDGDLMVDDPDWAAIEASLIRWFYLTISPDIFHTVVADDDDACAVWTKINNLFTDNKLQRLVFLQQEFFGCHQDDSSIDDYFMRLKRLADELRDIGAKVSDELMLSTLTAGLNEDFGNVASNLSLLPNPTFQSVAAYLRLEERRMKKVKARVHHTALAAGTSRGQPQPAPPQPRPLAPPGYFPLSPAPPAPPAPQQQQQGGGGGILGPHPADPQVHLAATPYQAGGGGNAPGGYAPGGYTPPLAPASFGYAPPPAPAQLPPAPWDPALLAALHSAPSSSNYGGGVKNLVSVRRLAHDNPLTVEFDGLGFSMKDARTRMVLHRCDNPDDLYPVHSASTSTATASPVALAAGVDLWHNGLAERILRTLNDCVRTLLFHSNVPPQFWPDALATATLLVPPSAADSALHDSVSDADPVQPPARPFLAPARLPLAPPGAASACLSTEGPSAAAPAAGPSAAVPAARPLARPCMAPGGPSATTTLGGAAGSVPAGAISPAGPAASAGSGPAETPGAADSSPPPFVAPAAADPPPAGMMTRSRAGIHRPSLRYAADEYACTVSTSFSPPSPIPSSARAALRDPHWLAAMREEFDALKRNRTWHLVPRPPHANVISGKWVFHHKTNPDGSLERYKARWVVRGFRQRAGVDFTDTFAPVVKPGTIRTVLQLAVSRAWLVH, encoded by the exons ATGGCGTCCCCCCACTCCAGCAACTCCAACCCGTTCGCCGGACTCGTGCCCGACGCCACCGCCGTCTGTGATCTCGACATCCACACCCGCGTTCCCATCAAGCTCGACCAATGCACCTCCTCGTACTACGCGTGGAAGACCTACTTCAACCTCGTCTTCCACGAGTACCACCTTTTCGAGCATGTCGACGGGACCATCGATGGCGACCTCATGGTGGATGATCCGGACTGGGCGGCCATTGAGGCCTCCCTCATTCGGTGGTTCTACCTCACCATCTCTCCGGACATCTTCCACACGGTCGTCGCGGACGACGACGACGCGTGTGCCGTATGGACCAAGATCAACAACCTCTTCACCGACAATAAGCTTCAACGTCTTGTGTTTTTGCAGCAGGAATTTTTCGGGTGCCACCAAGATGATTCCTCCATCGACGACTACTTCATGCGCCTCAAGCGCCTCGCCGACGAGCTTCGCGACATCGGCGCCAAGGTGTCGGACGAGCTCATGCTTAGCACCCTCACTGCCGGCCTCAACGAGGATTTCGGCAACGTGGCCTCGAACCTCTCCCTGTTGCCGAACCCGACCTTCCAGTCCGTCGCCGCGTATTTACGCTTGGAGGAACGCCGGATGAAGAAGGTCAAGGCCCGTGTCCATCacaccgccctcgccgccggGACCTCTCGTGGGCAGCCGCAGCCCGCTCCGCCCCAACCACGTCCGCTGGCGCCACCGGGGTACTTCCCCCTCTCGCCCGCTCCGCCCGCACCTCCCGCTCCTCAGCAACAGCAGCAGGGcgggggcggcg GCATCCTCGGGCCGCACCCGGCTGACCCTCAGGTGCACCTCGCCGCCACCCCTTACCAGGCAGGTGGGGGTGGCAACGCACCGGGCGGCTATGCCCCGGGCGGCTACACGCCCCCGCTGGCGCCTGCCTCCTTTGGCTACGCGCCACCGCCCGCGCCGGCTCAGCTTCCTCCGGCTCCATGGGATCCCGCTCTGCTCGCTGCACTACACTCGGCACCGTCTTCCTCCAACTATGGAGGTGGAG TTAAAAATCTTGTCTCCGTTCGTCGTCTTGCACATGACAATCCTCTTACCGTTGAATTTGATGGCCTTGGTTTCTCTATGAAGGACGCCCGTACACGGATGGTGCTCCACCGATGTGACAACCCCGACGACTTGTACCCAGTGCACTCCGCCTCCACCTCCACCGCCACCGCCTCTCCAGTCGCCCTCGCCGCCGGTGTCGACCTCTGGCAT AACGGCCTCGCCGAGCGGATCCTCCGCACTCTCAACGACTGCGTCCGCACGTTGTTGTTCCACTCCAACGTGCCCCCTCAGTTCTGGCCCGATGCTCTCGCCACCGCCACTCTCCTA GTACCGCCTTCTGCAGCAGACTCGGCGCTCCATGATAGTGTCTCGGATGCGGACCCGGTGCAGCCCCCGGCGCGACCCTTCCTGGCCCCGGCGCGGCTCCCGCTGGCTCCTCCCGGTGCGGCCTCGGCGTGCCTCTCCACGGAGGGCCCCTCTGCTGCGGCCCCCGCCGCGGGCCCCTCCGCCGCGGTCCCGGCTGCACGCCCCCTGGCGCGGCCCTGCATGGCCCCGGGTGGCCCTTCGGCTACCACCACGCTGGGTGGCGCGGCTGGCTCTGTCCCAGCCGGCGCTATCTCCCCGGCTGGCCCCGCCGCTTCGGCCGGTTCCGGTCCCGCTGAGACGCCGGGCGCAGCGGACTCTTCACCACCCCCGTTCGTTGCTCCCGCCGCAGCCGACCCGCCTCCCGCCGGCATGATGACACGGTCTCGCGCCGGTATCCACCGCCCCAGCCTGCGCTACGCTGCTGATGAGTACGCGTGCACGGTGTCGACATCATTCTCTCCACCGTCGCCCATTCCCTCGTCCGCACGCGCCGCTCTCCGTGATCCACATTGGCTCGCTGCAATGCGCGAGGAGTTTGATGCGTTGAAGCGCAACCGCACGTGGCATCTTGTGCCGCGACCCCCTCACGCCAATGTCATCAGTGGCAAATGGGTGTTTCATCacaagaccaaccccgacggtTCTCTCGAGCGCTACAAGGCTCGTTGGGTGGTGCGCGGCTTCCGCCAGCGCGCAggcgtggacttcaccgacaccttcgccccggTCGTTAAACCGGGCACGATTCGTACGGTGCTTCAGCTGGCGGTCTCCCGTGCCTGGCTGGTGCATTAG
- the LOC109753356 gene encoding uncharacterized protein isoform X2, whose amino-acid sequence MGTRHIPLPCLYELLLGKERDRWSPEARFIEAAHNGDVGKIKKIAKELDVQGRGIPVTVANTTYMGMNALHAAAGCGSFSVFQYLVEEVKMDVDLPDTAQQFTPVAHAVTNGNLPAVKYLIDHGADVHQQRAKGNITLLHAAAVHGYSEIVKFLLARGADVNAVSDLGTALTHAAIRGFPSIVKTLLEHNADGGAKVSGDSPRDNLLVKAAEKGLTEAIKCLLEAGANPNVPNTFGRLPIELAAEYGTREDVEILFPFTSPISTVANWSVDGIISHVKMEIKQLEDDNFVKERVSDLKRQADEAFKKQDYLNASVLYTQALKMDNFDAKLLSNRSLCWLRMGDGQRAFDDATKCKRLRPKWAKAHYRQGSALMFMKKYAAAYSALSRALELDPESEETEKLFWEAMELK is encoded by the exons ATGGGGACCCGACATATACCGCTGCCTTGCCTGTACGAGCTCCTCCTCGGCAAAG AGCGCGACCGTTGGTCGCCGGAGGCCAGGTTCATCGAAGCCGCCCACAACGGCGACGTCGGCAAGATCAAGA AGATTGCAAAGGAGCTGGACGTGCAGGGGCGTGGGATCCCGGTGACGGTGGCCAACACCACCTACATGGGCATGAACGCCCTCCACGCCGCCGCCGGCTGCGGCAGCTTCTCGGTCTTCCAGTATCTCGTGGAGGAGGTCAAGATGGATGTCGACTTGCCTGACACCGCTCAGC AGTTTACACCCGTGGCGCATGCCGTCACCAATGGCAACCTTCCCGCCGTCAAGTACCTCATTGATCATGGCGCTGATGTGCATCAGCAACGTGCAAAGGGAAACATCACTCTTCTTCATGCAGCTGCAGTTCATG gGTACTCTGAAATAGTAAAGTTTCTTCTTGCAAGGGGAGCTGATGTCAATGCAGTATCAGATCTTGGGACAGCCCTCACGCATGCTGCTATTAGAGGATTTCCTAGTATTGTCAAGACCCTTTTGGAGCACAATGCAGAT GGTGGAGCTAAAGTCAGTGGTGATAGTCCTCGGGATAATCTTTTGGTAAAGGCTGCAGAGAAGGGATTAACTGAAGCTATCAAGTGCTTGTTGGAAGCTGGTGCAAACCCAAATGTTCCTAACACA TTTGGTAGACTGCCAATAGAGTTGGCTGCTGAGTATGGTACACGGGAAGATGTTGAGATTCTCTTTCCGTTCACCTCACCCATTTCAACTGTGGCAAATTGGAGCGTTGATGGAATCATTAGTCATGTGAAGATGGAAATCAAGCAACTAGAG GATGACAATTTTGTGAAAGAGAGGGTGTCTGACCTGAAACGACAAGCAGATGAAGCATTCAAAAAGCAGGATTATCTAAATGCATCAGTGCTCTACACACAG GCACTGAAGATGGATAACTTTGACGCTAAGTTGTTATCAAACAGAAGCCTTTGCTGGCTTCGCATGGGTGATGGACAAAGGGCTTTTGATGATGCAACTAAATGCAAAAGGCTGCGTCCAAAGTGGGCAAAGGCGCACTATCGACAAGGATCAGCTCTAATGTTCATGAAG AAGTATGCTGCTGCGTATTCCGCACTCTCGCGCGCTTTAGAGTTGGACCCAGAAAGCGAAGAGACCGAGAAATTATTCTG GGAGGCAATGGAACTGAAGTGA
- the LOC109753201 gene encoding indolin-2-one monooxygenase, with the protein MALEAAFHYLQLAGIHGTSTPAVLLTILLLLIIRLAWVRTTTASTRFGKQQQLPPSPPGKLPIIGHLHLLGSQTHISIRDLDAKHGRNGLLLLRIGAIPTLFVSSPSAAEAVLRTHDQIFASRPPSMAADIIRYGPTDIAFAPYGEYWRQARKLLTTHMLSAKVVHSFRHGRQEEVRLVINKIREAATRGTAVDMSELLSGYTNDVVCRAVLGESHRKEGRNRLFSELTEINVSLLGGFSLENYIPPNMVMADVLLRLVSVKARRLNKRWDELFNEIIEEHLHPSKPSSGEQQAADFIDLLLSLKEEYGLTTDNIKAILVDMFEAGIETSYLTLEYGMAELMNNRHILKKLQEEVRSQGKKLDMITEEDLGSMAYLRATIKETLRLHPPAPFLLPHFSTTDCKIDGYLIPSNTRVLVNAWALGRDPSSWERPEDFLPERFLQDQDGDVDTQMRGKDLRFLPFGFGRRICPGMNFGFATMEVMLANLMYHFDWDVPNMVGTGAGVDMAESFGLTLRRKEKLQLVPRIP; encoded by the exons ATGGCTCTTGAAGCAGCGTTCCACTACCTGCAGCTCGCCGGCATCCATGGCACATCCACACCGGCAGTACTACTCACCATTCTCCTGCTACTCATCATTCGACTAGCATGGGTGAGGACCACAACTGCGTCAACAAGATTCGGTAAGCAGCAACAGCTCCCGCCTTCACCCCCAGGCAAGCTGCCCATCATCggccacctccacctcctcgGCTCCCAGACACACATATCCATCCGGGACCTCGATGCCAAGCATGGCCGCAATGGCCTCTTGCTCCTCCGCATCGGTGCCATACCCACCTTATTCGTGTCCTCGCCGAGTGCCGCCGAGGCTGTCCTGCGTACCCACGACCAAATCTTTGCGTCGCGGCCACCATCCATGGCCGCTGACATCATTCGCTACGGCCCCACAGACATCGCATTTGCACCCTATGGTGAGTACTGGCGGCAGGCCAGGAAGCTCTTAACCACACATATGCTCAGCGCCAAGGTGGTGCACTCCTTCCGCCATGGTCGTCAAGAAGAG GTGCGCCTCGTTATCAACAAGATCCGTGAGGCGGCCACCAGAGGCACGGCGGTGGACATGAGCGAGCTCCTGTCCGGCTACACCAACGACGTCGTATGCCGTGCAGTCCTCGGAGAATCCCACCGCAAGGAAGGCCGGAACAGGCTTTTCAGCGAGCTCACAGAGATCAACGTCTCCCTTCTTGGCGGGTTCAGCCTCGAGAATTACATCCCCCCAAACATGGTAATGGCGGATGTGCTCTTGAGGCTGGTTTCCGTCAAGGCTCGGCGGCTCAACAAGAGGTGGGACGAATTGTTCAACGAGATCATTGAAGAACACCTACACCCCAGCAAACCATCATCTGGCGAGCAGCAAGCGGCAGATTTCATAGATCTTCTGCTCTCTCTCAAGGAAGAGTACGGTCTCACTACAGATAACATCAAGGCCATCTTGGTG GACATGTTTGAGGCAGGCATAGAAACATCTTATCTGACGTTGGAGTACGGCATGGCTGAGCTCATGAACAACAGACACATTCTGAAAAAATTACAGGAGGAGGTAAGATCCCAAGGCAAAAAGTTAGACATGATAACGGAGGAGGACCTTGGCAGCATGGCCTACCTAAGGGCAACCATCAAGGAGACGCTGCGCTTGCACCCACCAGCGCCCTTCCTCCTCCCACACTTCTCCACCACTGACTGCAAGATCGACGGATACTTGATACCCTCCAACACACGCGTCCTTGTGAATGCTTGGGCCCTTGGGAGGGATCCATCGTCTTGGGAGAGGCCAGAGGATTTCTTGCCTGAGAGGTTTCTgcaagatcaagatggtgatGTTGACACCCAAATGAGGGGTAAGGATCTTAGGTTCCTGCCATTTGGGTTCGGGCGGAGGATTTGTCCAGGGATGAATTTCGGGTTCGCCACCATGGAGGTTATGTTAGCAAATCTCATGTACCATTTTGATTGGGATGTTCCGAATATGGTGGGTACCGGCGCAGGGGTTGATATGGCTGAGTCGTTCGGGTTAACGCTTCGCCGAAAGGAGAAGCTTCAACTTGTTCCTCGGATTCCCTAA